In Nitrospirota bacterium, the DNA window AAGAGATAGTGAGAAGGGGAACCAAGATCGGCGCAGCCATCGGCGGCATCATCTTCGTGATCTTCGGGCTGCTTCCGGGCGTATACTTCGGCAGCTACGGCTCGCTGATGGTCATCAAGCACCTGACCGGCAGCGTCGAGCCCTCGGCCATCGTGAGGATCGTGACCGCGGTAGGCATCCTGCTCGGCGTCTTCTGCATCGGAGCGGTCAGTGTGGTGGTCGGCTCTATTCTGGGTACGGTGAGCGGCTATCTCTACGAGGCGGTCGCAGGGCCCAAAGAGGCGAAAGAGGGCGCCGAGGCAAAGGCCAAGGCCCACTGATTCGCTGTTACCATAACTCCCGCTGAAAGGGCCGCTTCTTCCGGAAGCGGCCTTTTTAGCGAGGCTTGCCTTTAGAGGATTCCCCGCCGTTCCAGGCCCTCGTAGCTGCTGCGCCGGACACGGAGCGGCGAGCACCCGATGACCGCCCATCCGTCAGTGCGGTAGAACATCTTGATCTGCGCCTGCCATATAAGCTCATCCAGTCGCTGCTTGTCCACGAGACCGGAAGTATCGTCATGATAGACCACCCGTATCTTCCGGGCGCCTTTTACACTATGCAGCGGGCAGGAGCGGTACTTTCCGGTGAGGCAGTAGTCTAGGCGCTCCACAATGCTCGGCACATGTGCCTCGTGCGCAGCGCAGATTCCGTATGGTTCATAGCAGAACAGCGGACAGCCCTTGTCCTCGATTCTTTGCATTGCCTTCCCCTTCATCTCTGCCCCCTCTGCGACACGTTGATATATCTGTTTTCGAAGGAAAAAGCAAAAACTTTACCTCGGCGGAGACGCTACAGCCTCCGGTAGGTCATGGTGTGGTTGCTGTGGAGCTCCCTGAGCACCAGGACAACGCCGTCCTCGAGCACGCCCCGCTCGGGCGCTGCCATGATAGTGTCGAAGAGCATGCTGCTCTCGATAACCTTGACGCCGAGGATAGGTTTATCGACCGCCACCTCTGCCTGCTCGAAGACCACGACCGGGGTGATGGGGGTATCGAGGCCGATCCTCTCCCGCAGCGTGCTCTTGAGCCAGAAGGTATCTTTCAACGTTTTCTTGATCGATTCGGAACGGGGCTTCCTGTTGATGCAGAGATGGGCGCCGTCGTACGTGGCGGTCCCCCGTTCGGAGGAGACATTGATGAGGAACAGGCCCTGGCTCCTGCTGAAGACGATATGGCTGACCTCGCTGTCGTTGTAGAGGACCGTGCTGAAGAGCAGATAGTCGCCGGGCAGCCTGCTCAACTGGTGGGAGGCCGTCTCCCTCGGCTCCCTGCTCTTCCCGAAGACATCGAGAACTTTTTTAACCAGTCCCATCCGGTCTCCTCTCCTCTTTTCTCCTCTCTTATTATCGGGATGACGGGAGCGCACCTTTATTCTACCGTATGCAGGGGAAAACTGTAGTACTCTATACACTCCGGTCGGTTTTGTCAAATACCGAGGCCCTCGAAAGCACCGGCATCAAAAAGCGGTTCCCGTGATTGCGGTCACAGCGGCCACCGGCCTGCCGGGAGTATCATGGAGCCAATTCGGAAGAAAAGAGGGGGAATTCATGGAGACAATGAAGACTCACCGGGGAATGCTGTATGCAGTGCTGTCGATAAGCATGCTTTTTACGGGGCTCCTCTGCCTGGTGCAGCCTGTCGGGACCGCTCCCCTCGACGGGCTCCTGTTTTCGGGCTATCCGCTCTGCCTGAGCGGCCAGATCAATCTCATGTGGAGCGTAGTGGCCCGCTCGGTCGGCACGGTCGAGCCGCTCGGCACGCTCGTAAAGAGCGTGAAGTTCTGGAACATGCCCTCCCCGCCGCAGCCGGGCAGGTATAACACCTACGATGCGCGGCTCCTGGAGTCCGCTGCAGGGTAGACGACATCCGCGAGGGCTGCTGCCGCGCTATCCGGCATCAGCCCTCTCTTTTACCCCCCTGCCGGGGCGTTCACCCGGCGGATAACCCATTCCTCGAAAATCCCAGTAGTCTAACGCATGCCTTATCCTTTATAATTATTGGTCTTGAGAATCGCGTCTAAAAAATACGGCAGGGGTAAACGTCTATGGACAATGTGCTGAAGAAGGTCGAGACCCTGGCATTGCAGCATGACCGGCTCGACCCTAAAATGGTCAAGGAGAAGAACATCAAGCTGGGCCTGAGAAACGAAGACGGCACCGGCGTGTTCGTGGGGATAACCAGCAAAGGGCAGGTGATCGGCTATGAAAAGATCATCAGCGCCGACGGCACCGAACGGGTCAACCCCATCCCGGGCAAGCTGTACTATTGCGGCTACGATGTCGAGGATCTGGTAGCAGGCAAAGAGGCGGAGGGGCGGCTGGGCTTCGAAGAGACCGTTTACCTTCTCCTGACCGGCGAGCTTCCTGCAGAGGGCGACCTGAAGAGCTTCTCGCGGGAGCTCGGAAAACGCCGGGCGCTGCCGAAAGAGGTAAAGGACATGATCCTCAGCCGGCCGCAGCACGAAGACCAGATGGGCTCGCTCCACACTATCGTGTCGGCAATGCACCTCTTCGATAGAAATCCGAACTCGACGGATATAAAAGACGTCACCCGTCAGTGCATCGACCTGATCGCGAAGTTTCCGACCATCATCGCGTACAACTACCAGAGAAACCTGATGAAGAAGAAGGATATGAAACGGCTGATCGAGCCCGACCCGGATCTCGGCATCGCCGAGAACTTCCTCTATATGCTCTCCGGCAAGACGCCCGACCGGGTCACCGCAGAGCTCTTCGACACGATGCTGATCTTCCATGCCGAGCACGGCGGCGGCAACAACTCGACCTTCTCGACCCGCTGCGTCTCTTCTTCAGGCGCGAACACCTACATGGCGATCTGCGCGGGCATCGGCTCGCTCTCGGGCCACCTCCACGGCGGCGCCAACGAAGCGGTCGTCAAGATGATGAGCGAGATCAAGAAGCAGGTCAAGGACTGCGAAAAAGAGGGCGAGGTCTGCTCCTGTCTCGAAGCGATCCTCGACAAGAGGGCAGGAGACGGCTCCGGAAAGATTTTCGGCCTGGGCCATGCGGTCTACACTGTTTCGGACCCCCGGGCCGTGTACCTCGAGAAGAAGGCCGAAGAGCTCGCGAAGATGGCCGGAAGAGAGCGGGAGTTCGCGCTCTACAAAAAGATCGCCCATCTGGCGCCGAAGCTCGTGAAGGAGAGGAAAGGCAAGGTGGTCTGCACCAACGTCGACTTCTATTCCGGCTTCGTCTACCAGTGCATGGGCATCCCCAAGGCGCTCTTCACCCCGATCTTCGCCATGGCGCGAGTCGCCGGCTGGTCGGCGCACCGCATCGAAGAGATCATTCAGGGGAGGATTATCAGACCGTCGTATGTGTCGTCCCTGAAAAACAGACCCAAGTACGTGCCGATGGCGAGGCGATAGGGTTTCTCGGTGCTCAACAAAAGGGGGCCGCGATCGAGACGCGGCCCCCTTTTGTGCTCTCCATTCCCTGCTCCTGGGGCAGCAGCAGGCTACAGCCCGATGACATCGCGGATCGAGAGCATGCCCAGGACATTGCCGTTCTCCATGACCGGCATGTGCCTGATGTTGTTCCGGACCATCAGGCCCATCACGTCTCCCACATTGTCCTCGCGGCCTGCGGAGATCAGGGTGGCGGTCATGACGTCCCTCAGCGGGATATCCTTGAACTTCTTTCCGTCCTTCGAAATGTAGGACCTGACCACATCCCGCTCCGTGAAGATCCCGACGGTTTTGCCGCTCTCGGTCACCAGGACCCCGCTGATCTTCTCTTCGTGCATCAGCCGGATCGCATCCTCCACGGACTTGCCGCCGTCGATCGTGATGATCCTCTTGTTCTTCTTCGTCTCCAAAAGGCTCCCTACTTTCATGACGCGCTTCCTCCCTTTTCGTCTGCCGGAACGGTATCCCTCGTTACGGTTCCGGGCTTGAGGATTCCCTCCTCGGGAGAGAGGTCCCCTCTCTCCGCCGCTGCAGCTCTCCCACTGCCCACGGGCCGAAAAAGCATCCTGCTTTCTCCCTTACTATCATGAAAATTACCACAGAACAAGAGGCAGATCAAATTAATTAATCAAATCTTTCCATAGGTGGCGTTTATATACACTGTCTCCCGCCGTCCGCCGCTCCTTATGGTACAGTATAGATATACGAACAGTCCGGGTGCTGCGGCCGGTTAGGCTGGTTATCGGTAAGGAGGTCGGCGATAAGGAACCCTTACGGCATGAGCAAGAGCGAGATCGAGGAGTTTATCGGCGCGGTGGATTCGGTCCTTTCGTGCAGAGGAAAGGCGTGCCTGCTGGATGCGGTCAGGGAGTATGCGGAAAAGAACGGCTATCCCTCGGATGAAAGGGGAAGCTATCAGCTCAAGGAAATATACGAAAACCACAAAGCCCTGCATCGGCAGTAGCACGGTGACTACTGCCTCAAGGCAGCAAGGGTGCACTCCAGCCGCATGCATTCCGCACGGATACGCTCTGTCTGCTTCCACGGTCCCGCCAGCCTGTCCAGGCGCTCTCGCAGCCCTTCTGCAAACTCCAGGATCGTCGCCATCCCTGCGGCCAGCTCTTCCGCCACCATCTCGAGCTTCTGTTTGGTGGTATAGCTCCCCTCTCCGGGTGACGCTCTCTCTCTGCCGCGCACCGCCTTTCCGGCAGCGTAGTGCTGCCAGCATTCCGCTGCCTTATGAAGCGCTGCCAAGGCGTGCCGCGCCTTATCGAGGACCGCGGCGAGGTCCTTCTCCCTGCTCGCAACCACTTTGAGGGTCATGGACACGTCTTCCACCTCATCGAAGGCGACCGAGAGGATCTTCGCCAGCACGTCGCTCTCGATGCCGTAGAGACTCTTTGCTGCATAGAACGGGACATGCCAGCTTACAGCCTTGTCGTTTATAATGCTCGAAAAGCTCCGCGCCACATCGCAGACCAGGGCGAGCGGGGGGACCTCGGACTCCCGGATGTTTACATGATAGGAGCGCTGGCATGCCACGATGTGCTCGGGAAAGCGCCAGTACCGGAGCGCCGCTTCTCCTATCTCCCGGTGGTCGATGCCGAACTCCTTCCGCTCCCAGGCGATGAGGTCTTCGAGGGGGCAGGGTTTGATGCCCCGGATGCCGCTCCTTCCCTTGATGAAGAGGTCGATGAATACCAGGAACCCTATCTCGAGCGTCAATGCCGAGATAAAGGCCTCGTCGGGATTGCAGGTGTGGAGCCGGGCTGCGAGCGACTTCGCGATGACCGCCCGGTAGAGCGCCCCCCGCCAGAACTCCTCGTAATCGACGGGCCCGGCCTTGGCCAGGGGGAAGGTCTCCCGCAGCGAGAGCGAGAGCGCCATGATCCTGAGCTGGTTGACCCCGATCCGCTGGATCGCCTGGGCTATCGTGCTCACCTGCACGCCGTTCCTCATGAAGGCCGAGTTCGCGAGCTGAACCACGCGCACTGCCAGCGAGGGGTCTTCCTCTATCAGGACGGACAGCTCCCCTACCGAGCAGGCCTCGCTCGTCGCGAGCTCCATAAGCCGGACGACGACCGGGGAGAGCGCGGGCAGTGCGTAGCCGTTCCGTATCTTCAGAAGGAGTTCTTCTTTTGGCAGTTGCAACACAGCAAAGACGTTATCGGCGGGCGCCCGGAAAGCTTGAGCCCGTCTCAAGCCGGAGCAGGGAATCTCCGATAGATGAGGGGAGGAGCGGTATATGGTAAAGATATACCATATAGACGATGAGGCCGAACGTTATATCCCCATAACGCTCGACGAGCTCGTGCCGGGCACGCAGATTTCCTTCGAGATATTCTGCCATGACGGCACCATGATCAAGTCCCTCCTCGACAAGGGCGCGACCTACAGCCTCTTTGCCCAAAAGATGATCGAAAAGCAGGCGGTGGGCCGGTTCTTTATCCGGCAGGGCAGCGCCCTCAACCTGAACGAGTACATGCACAACGCCGCCAAGCTGAAACGGATGCTCCTCGATCCGCACTTCTTCGAGTCGCGGTATCGCGAGTTCAGGGATAAGTGGTTCGTTGTGGACAAGCAGGTGCTCAACTCCGGGATACCCTTCGATATCCGGCTCGGCGGCCTGCGCTTCCCGGTATTCGGCGAGATACCGTTCAGTGTCGACAACAATGCCACCTACCGCCACCTGCTCGACCTGAACTCGGATATCGCCGTCCGCAAACAGGACGTGGACGCCTACTACACTTACCTGGACACCATCCTGGATGCGGAATGGATCGAGGACCCGCTGCTGAAGCTCAGGGCGCGGCGTGAAAAGCTCAACGTATGGTGCTACCGGGTGCTCGAGGAGGCCTCCGGTGACGGCATCAGGCAGGATACACTGCTGAAGCTCTATAAACATATCAGCATCGTTCTGAAGCTGCTGATCAATGACTTCAGCTATGCGGGCAATTTCCTCTTCTTCGACGTGTCCGACGTCTTCCTCCCTCTTCATTCGGTGAATGTCTGCCTCCTCTCGATGATCGTCGGGCATATGATGAACAGGGAGGAGAGCGCCCTCTTCAACCTGGGGATAGCGGCGGTGCTCCATGATGTGGGCCGCGTGGCGATCAACGATGAGGGAGGCGAGGATGCCCCGAGCGGAGCAGCACGGGAGCTCTTCAAATCCCACGTCGTCAAAGGCCACGAGATCCTCGCGCCGTGCAGCGACGTGCCCAGGGCGGCGAAAGTCGTTGCGCTCACCCACCATGAGCACGTGGACGGCAGCGGCTATGTCTATGGGCTCACGGGGGAGAGGATACACCCGTTCTCGAAGATCGTGGGTGTAGTCGACACCTTCGAAAACCGCCTTGTAACCGACTTCAGGCATGCCTCCCTGAAGCGCGCGGAAATCATAGAAATGATGGCGAGGAACGGAGGGAGATTCGACCCCGATGTCCTCGCTGCCTTCATCCGCTTCATGGCCGGGGTTGCGCTGCTGTAACGCCCCGCCGCAGCCCTCCCTGCGCCCACGCTCTCCTGCTCGTGATTGCAAATGAGCCCGTTTGCTGCTACTCTTTAAAGAGAAAGATCGTACGGCCTTCGCGCTCACGCTAACCCTTAATCAATCACCATGCATTCAATGGCAGCTCGCGTGTTCCCGTTTCGCATGTCGCACTTCGGAAGTGGCCCGATGCATACCGCATCGGCGTACGATTACCGCCGTGGGTGGGCTCGAAAAAGGGGGATTATGATGAAGAGAAGCATCCTCGTCGTTTTGTTTGCAGTATGTTTGGTAGCCTCTTCAACAGCGTTTGCCACCGGCCAGAGCGGAATGGCGGACCAGTCGGGTAGCGCAGGCGCTACGAGAGGCGCAGAAGACCAATCGGCAGGCGCCGATGCCACGAGAGGCGCGCAGGCCGGCAAGGCCGGCAAGGTCGTCAAGGCGGACGACCTGGCGGGCAAGAAGGTCCAGGACAGAAACCGCGCCGAAATCGGAGAGATCAAGAGCGTCGCCATCGACACCTCGACCGGCACCGCCTATGCGCTGATCTCGATGAACGACAAGCTGCACCCTGTTCCGGTAAGCGCCCTGACAAGAGTGCAGGACAACTACTCGTTGAACATCGACAAAAACAGGCTCGCGCAAGCGCCGACGGTCACTGAAGACAACATGCAGCAGCAGCTCGCCCAGAGCAGCTTCAGCATGCAGGTGCATCAGTTCTTCGGCATCGCTCCCCCCACGGGCGGCGGCAGCCAGAGACAGCAGCGATAGCTGTCGGCGTGCAGACCGGGAGCAGCGAGCGGCATTGAGGAGCGGGCAGAGTCTGCTCTGCTCGAACTTAAGAACAACGCGAGAGCCCACCCACCGGTAATCACTGTCTTCTAGTAACAGGCGCAGGAGGGGGCAGGCCGCGCCCCCATACGAGAATACGCTACACCTCTTTCGGCTGGTCGAGATGGGCCTCCCGGATCACGCGGAATCTTCCGGTAGCGAGGTCCACGTCGTAGATATTGAAGTTCGTCCGCATGTCGATCCCTTCGTGGTGCACCGCGAAGTTGATCGCCACCGAGCCCTCGGCAAAGCTCCGGACTCTATGAAAGACCGCGCGGGGCCAGCAGAGCATCGCCGCGCCCTCGTAAGCGACCGTGCCGCCTTTCCTGATGAATTCCGGGCCGACCTCGAAGCTCTCGATCTTCCCGTGCCTCTTGGTAAAGAGCTCGACATGCCGCACTCCGTGGGTCACGAGCAGATTGTCTTCCTGGTGGGTATGCATGTACCAGGGCCGCTCCACCTCGCCGACCGCTCCCGGCGACGTCGCATTGCTCACATGGACCACGCGGTCGATCGCATCGATGCTCCTGAACGCCCTGGTGGGCACATTGTCGAAGAAGACGCCCGGCGTGCGCCGGAAGACGTTGAGCGGAATGATTTTATAGAGCCCGGGGACCTCTTCGATAATCCTGGCATCGTTCAGCACAGCGATAACCTCCGGCAGAATAGGATCTCAATTGCATTATATCACCTGTGCGTCCGTCCCCGCAGAGATGAGCGTACTCTGGAAACGCGCTATAGTTAAAATGTGTCTGTGAAATACGGACCGGATCAAAAACAAGGGAGTCTTCCATGGTAAAGAACATGACAGCAGGGGAGCTCTTCTCCTCGAACCAGGGCGCCGTCAGGCTCGTCGGCGCGGAAATAGCGAAGAGCTATCGCGGCGATCTGTACGCGATGAACGATACGGCAGTGATCGAGATATGCAGTGCGGAGGGATGTATTCTCGAGAGCCACCCGGTCGTCAGGGGATCAAAGCTCTTCATCGATCACGACCTCAGCGTCGATAAAGGACAGAGGCTGGCGCAGTGGTACCCCTTCATCCCCGTCTTTTCCGAAGCCCGGGGGAGGGTCGCCTACGGCGATATCATCGACGGCGAGACGGTCGTGGTGGACAGGGATAAACTCCCCGAGGTCGAGCACCGGATGGTAATCTCGGTCCGGAATGCCCGGCCACGGATAGAAATAAGAGATGCCCGTGGAGAGACCGTAACGCTCGCGGAGAGCCGCCCCGCACGATACCCCCTCCCCGTCGGCGCCTTTCTCATCGCCGAAAACGGAGAGCACGTCCGGCCCGGCGACCTGCTGGCGCTCCTCCCGCGTTCCGCGGGATAATTGCCGGGGGGCTTTACGAAGGGGCGGATGCTTCGCCCATGGATAGTCTCGCCGCATCACTCTCCATTCTCTCCTCGATCATCACTCCGGCGGTGCTGCTATCGGCCTGCGCGCTCCTGCGGTACCGCTTATCCGGGCGCCTGTTGAAAAGAGTTTTTCGACGTGTTTTCACTCACCGCTGAGTACTTTCACGCACTGTTCTCCGCTCTTCAAGTCATCCTTCCACAAAATATTCAAGCAAGCGATCATTTTCACGATAATTCGTATACAGCACATTTTCCCCTCGGTATTACAAGAGCTTGTATTCTGGCAACGCTTTTTGGAGAGCTCTCTGCCCCTCGGACGGCTGCCGCAGCGCACACAATCGGGTGCAGCCGGCTGTTGGTATGATTATTGATTTATATAGGTATATATGGTGCAATAAGGAACAACTTTCCGTATAATAAAAAGGCCTTTCAAACCCTTTCAGAAGAAAGGAGTGTGTAATGAGAAGACAATCTCGGAGACTCGGAACCGCTCTGCTCGGTATTTTTCCGTCGGCGCTCTTCGTCCTCCTGCTTCTCAACGTACCGCTCTCGACCTCGGCAAAGGTGACCGGCCCCTGCTCCAACTGCCACACCATGCACAACAGTCAGGGCGGAAGCCCGATGGCCACCTACGGCGCTGACGGCAAGCCGTGGAAGGCGACGAATCCCGCCACTGCATTCCCCGCCTTGACACGAGGAACCTGCCTGGGGTGTCACGGCATAGGCACGTCCATGATCGTCACCATCGGCGGCAGCGAGATTCCCCAGGTGTACCACACCGACGCCTCCGGAGACCTCGCCGGCGGCAACTTCGCTTACCTGCTCGGGACCAAGGGAGGCGGCGCTTCCGACACCAAAGGGCACAACGTCGTCGACCTCGGAAGCGCCTACAAGGAAGATCTGCTCACGACGCCTCCCGGAATGTACCATGATCACGGCGTCAGGAATACCAATCTCACCTGCAGCGGCGACAATGGCTGCCATGGATGGCGCGGGAGCTGGTCCAGCATCAGCAGTATCAAAGGCGCCCACCATGCAAACGTGAACGGCAAGCTCGACGTTGCCGACCAGGTACACAACAGCTACCGCTTTCTGATGAATGTCAAAGGCTTCGAAAACAACGGCACGTACAAATGGCAGAACAAGGACGCAACCAACCATAACGAATACTTCGGCGCCTCGACCCCTCTGAACCCTGCAAACGGCTGCGGCATGTGCCACGGCAGCTACTGGAACGGATACGTATCCATCACCTACACCCGTCCGCAGAATTTCACCATCAGCGGCTTCTGCGCCACCTGCCACGGAAATTTCCACACGCTCGATCAGATCGGCGGGGACAACGTCTCGCCGTTTACGCGCCATCCGACCGATGTGCTCATGTCGGCTGCCGACGAGTATGCCGCCTACAACACGTATAACGTGCAGACGCCGGTAGCGCGGGCAACAGTCCCCGCTGCCATAAGCAGCACCGTCCCTGCGGGGGAGAGGGTCGTCATGTGCCTCTCCTGCCATGCAGCCCATGCTACCGATTATCCGGATATGCTCAGATGGAACTGGAGTACAATGGTAAGCACCAGGAGCGGCGGCTGCTATAACTGCCACACGGAGAAGTGAGGTCCCGGTGTCCCGCCGCCGGGCACTGATAAAGAACGATCTCCGCGTGCCGATAACGAATGAGCGGGTGTTTCGCGCCGGCTCATAACGAAGGGCTGCTGGAACGAGATGGGGCTTCTCAGGAATACTATCGTCCATTATACCGTCATCACTTTTGTCGTGATGCTTTTCTCGTCCGTCAGCCTCGGCGTCGTCCTCTCACGCCAGGTTACCGATTACCTCATACAGACCCATATCGACATTTTTCCCCATGTAATCAGATCATTAGCCGATGAGCATCCGGAGGTAATTTCCTTCCTGAATGCTCCTCCGGGCTCAGCGGTTCCCGAGAGCGTCAAAATCTTTTTCGATGAGATCCTCTCTTTCGGAGCAGTATTCAGGATAAAGGTCTGGGGGAAGGACGGCACGATTCTGTGGTCCGATAAGGCGGAGGTCATCGGCAAGAACTTCAAGGACAACCCCCACTTCATAGAGGCAATGCAGGGTAAAACCAACTATTCCAAGGCAATGCCCGAAAAAGCGGAGAACGTGACGGAGAGGGGACACGGTATGGTGCTCGAAATCTACACTCCCCTGAAAGGCGCAGGATCATTCGAGGGCGTCGTGGAGCTTTATGAATCGGACAGCAGGCTCTACGAACAGATCAGCACGAACATCCGCTTTGTATGGCTTACCGTTTCGGGCGCTGTAACCTCTCTCTACGTGCTCCTCTTTCTGGTCTTTTACCGCTCCCATGCCGCCCAGCAGAAGATCGCCAGGCAGCTCATGCAGACGCAGGACGTCACGATCCTCGCTCTCGCTTACCAGGCCGAGCTCCGCGACATGGAAACCGGCAACCACATCGAGCGGACATCCCACTATGTCGAAATACTCGCGAGGGAATTGAGGAAAGACTCCCCTTACCGCGCCCCCCTGAGCGAAGAGTACATAAAAGACCTTGTCAGGTCAGCACCCCTCCACGATATCGGCAAGGTCGGAGTGCCCGACGCCGTACTCTGCAAGCCCGGCAGGCTCGATCCCGGGGAGTTCGAAACGGTCAAGCGGCACTGCGCATACGGCGTCATGATCCTCGAAAAGGCCGAACAGCGGCTTACCTTCCAATCGTTCCTCAAAGTCGCTCTTCAGCTCGTCATGCACCATCATGAGAAATGGAACGGACAGGGCTATCCGCACGGCCTCAAGGGAGACGAAATACCGCTTGCAGCCCGCATCATGACCCTCTCGGACGTTTATGACGCCCTGAGGTCGAAGCGGTGCTACAAGGAGGCCCTCTCGCATGAGCAGGCCGTCGAGATTATCCGCAAAGAGAGGGGGGCGCACTTCGATCCCGTTATCGTCGATGCCTTTCTCAAAAGAGAGCGTGACTTCCTCGCCGTTTCCGAGCAGTTCGCCGATACGCCTGAGCACCGGCCTGACCCCCTCATCAAAGACGCCGCGTGCAACTGCCCGGAAGACGCCCAAACAACAGGTGCTGGTTTGGTTACCGGCAAGATCTGACCCCGCCGGTACTGATCCTCCTTGTCACAACCAGATATCCAGCTTTTCCTTTATGAACTGCAGTGTATCGCGAAGAAAGGTTTTGGTCCTGCTGATGAGGCTCTGCTTATTCTCCTCGATGGATCGGGCCCTGCCTTCCAGTTGGGCCTGGAGCCGTTCGGCCCTCGCACCGGGGTCCGGGTGGCTCGAGAG includes these proteins:
- a CDS encoding GSU3473 family protein, which gives rise to MQRIEDKGCPLFCYEPYGICAAHEAHVPSIVERLDYCLTGKYRSCPLHSVKGARKIRVVYHDDTSGLVDKQRLDELIWQAQIKMFYRTDGWAVIGCSPLRVRRSSYEGLERRGIL
- a CDS encoding citrate synthase, which produces MDNVLKKVETLALQHDRLDPKMVKEKNIKLGLRNEDGTGVFVGITSKGQVIGYEKIISADGTERVNPIPGKLYYCGYDVEDLVAGKEAEGRLGFEETVYLLLTGELPAEGDLKSFSRELGKRRALPKEVKDMILSRPQHEDQMGSLHTIVSAMHLFDRNPNSTDIKDVTRQCIDLIAKFPTIIAYNYQRNLMKKKDMKRLIEPDPDLGIAENFLYMLSGKTPDRVTAELFDTMLIFHAEHGGGNNSTFSTRCVSSSGANTYMAICAGIGSLSGHLHGGANEAVVKMMSEIKKQVKDCEKEGEVCSCLEAILDKRAGDGSGKIFGLGHAVYTVSDPRAVYLEKKAEELAKMAGREREFALYKKIAHLAPKLVKERKGKVVCTNVDFYSGFVYQCMGIPKALFTPIFAMARVAGWSAHRIEEIIQGRIIRPSYVSSLKNRPKYVPMARR
- a CDS encoding CBS domain-containing protein, which translates into the protein MKVGSLLETKKNKRIITIDGGKSVEDAIRLMHEEKISGVLVTESGKTVGIFTERDVVRSYISKDGKKFKDIPLRDVMTATLISAGREDNVGDVMGLMVRNNIRHMPVMENGNVLGMLSIRDVIGL
- a CDS encoding HDOD domain-containing protein — translated: MQLPKEELLLKIRNGYALPALSPVVVRLMELATSEACSVGELSVLIEEDPSLAVRVVQLANSAFMRNGVQVSTIAQAIQRIGVNQLRIMALSLSLRETFPLAKAGPVDYEEFWRGALYRAVIAKSLAARLHTCNPDEAFISALTLEIGFLVFIDLFIKGRSGIRGIKPCPLEDLIAWERKEFGIDHREIGEAALRYWRFPEHIVACQRSYHVNIRESEVPPLALVCDVARSFSSIINDKAVSWHVPFYAAKSLYGIESDVLAKILSVAFDEVEDVSMTLKVVASREKDLAAVLDKARHALAALHKAAECWQHYAAGKAVRGRERASPGEGSYTTKQKLEMVAEELAAGMATILEFAEGLRERLDRLAGPWKQTERIRAECMRLECTLAALRQ
- a CDS encoding HD domain-containing phosphohydrolase, whose translation is MVKIYHIDDEAERYIPITLDELVPGTQISFEIFCHDGTMIKSLLDKGATYSLFAQKMIEKQAVGRFFIRQGSALNLNEYMHNAAKLKRMLLDPHFFESRYREFRDKWFVVDKQVLNSGIPFDIRLGGLRFPVFGEIPFSVDNNATYRHLLDLNSDIAVRKQDVDAYYTYLDTILDAEWIEDPLLKLRARREKLNVWCYRVLEEASGDGIRQDTLLKLYKHISIVLKLLINDFSYAGNFLFFDVSDVFLPLHSVNVCLLSMIVGHMMNREESALFNLGIAAVLHDVGRVAINDEGGEDAPSGAARELFKSHVVKGHEILAPCSDVPRAAKVVALTHHEHVDGSGYVYGLTGERIHPFSKIVGVVDTFENRLVTDFRHASLKRAEIIEMMARNGGRFDPDVLAAFIRFMAGVALL
- a CDS encoding PRC-barrel domain-containing protein codes for the protein MMKRSILVVLFAVCLVASSTAFATGQSGMADQSGSAGATRGAEDQSAGADATRGAQAGKAGKVVKADDLAGKKVQDRNRAEIGEIKSVAIDTSTGTAYALISMNDKLHPVPVSALTRVQDNYSLNIDKNRLAQAPTVTEDNMQQQLAQSSFSMQVHQFFGIAPPTGGGSQRQQR
- a CDS encoding cytochrome c3 family protein; translation: MRRQSRRLGTALLGIFPSALFVLLLLNVPLSTSAKVTGPCSNCHTMHNSQGGSPMATYGADGKPWKATNPATAFPALTRGTCLGCHGIGTSMIVTIGGSEIPQVYHTDASGDLAGGNFAYLLGTKGGGASDTKGHNVVDLGSAYKEDLLTTPPGMYHDHGVRNTNLTCSGDNGCHGWRGSWSSISSIKGAHHANVNGKLDVADQVHNSYRFLMNVKGFENNGTYKWQNKDATNHNEYFGASTPLNPANGCGMCHGSYWNGYVSITYTRPQNFTISGFCATCHGNFHTLDQIGGDNVSPFTRHPTDVLMSAADEYAAYNTYNVQTPVARATVPAAISSTVPAGERVVMCLSCHAAHATDYPDMLRWNWSTMVSTRSGGCYNCHTEK
- a CDS encoding HD domain-containing phosphohydrolase — protein: MGLLRNTIVHYTVITFVVMLFSSVSLGVVLSRQVTDYLIQTHIDIFPHVIRSLADEHPEVISFLNAPPGSAVPESVKIFFDEILSFGAVFRIKVWGKDGTILWSDKAEVIGKNFKDNPHFIEAMQGKTNYSKAMPEKAENVTERGHGMVLEIYTPLKGAGSFEGVVELYESDSRLYEQISTNIRFVWLTVSGAVTSLYVLLFLVFYRSHAAQQKIARQLMQTQDVTILALAYQAELRDMETGNHIERTSHYVEILARELRKDSPYRAPLSEEYIKDLVRSAPLHDIGKVGVPDAVLCKPGRLDPGEFETVKRHCAYGVMILEKAEQRLTFQSFLKVALQLVMHHHEKWNGQGYPHGLKGDEIPLAARIMTLSDVYDALRSKRCYKEALSHEQAVEIIRKERGAHFDPVIVDAFLKRERDFLAVSEQFADTPEHRPDPLIKDAACNCPEDAQTTGAGLVTGKI